One region of Candidatus Omnitrophota bacterium genomic DNA includes:
- a CDS encoding ABC transporter permease, with protein MRINKLTAAGIIIVCVMGFLAIFAPQVSRYDPNGIDLEKALLPPSHEHPMGTDSLGRDLFARMAYGGRISLSVGFVAVGIAVIIGLILGSLAGYYGGWIDSVVSRFIDVMLCFPTLFLILTVIAIMGPSIFSIMVVIGLTGWMGAARLIRAEILSLKEREFVEAARATGASDFRIIVRHLIPNGMGPVLVNVVLGVAGAILIESGLSFLGLGVQPPTPSWGNILTEAKSTLGIAWWITVFPGFAILVTVLGYNLLGEGLREHFNPHRKGQ; from the coding sequence ATGAGGATAAACAAACTTACCGCGGCAGGCATCATCATAGTCTGCGTAATGGGGTTCCTCGCGATATTCGCTCCTCAGGTGAGCCGCTATGACCCGAACGGGATAGATCTCGAGAAGGCACTCTTGCCACCTTCACACGAACACCCGATGGGGACTGACTCCCTCGGCCGCGACCTCTTCGCGCGTATGGCCTACGGAGGGCGGATATCGCTCTCTGTGGGTTTTGTCGCAGTCGGGATAGCCGTAATAATAGGGTTGATACTGGGTTCACTCGCAGGTTATTACGGCGGCTGGATAGATAGCGTGGTCTCAAGATTTATCGATGTTATGTTATGTTTCCCCACGCTTTTTTTGATACTGACAGTGATCGCAATAATGGGTCCGAGCATTTTCAGCATTATGGTTGTTATAGGATTGACCGGTTGGATGGGTGCGGCCCGGTTGATAAGGGCCGAAATTTTGAGTTTGAAAGAACGGGAATTCGTCGAAGCGGCCCGCGCTACGGGAGCCAGCGACTTTCGTATCATAGTTCGCCATCTGATCCCTAACGGCATGGGCCCTGTTTTAGTCAACGTCGTGTTAGGTGTAGCGGGGGCGATCCTTATAGAATCGGGGTTGAGTTTCCTCGGCCTCGGCGTCCAGCCGCCAACACCGAGCTGGGGAAATATCCTCACTGAGGCGAAATCGACCCTGGGCATTGCCTGGTGGATAACCGTCTTTCCCGGATTCGCCATATTAGTCACCGTATTGGGCTATAACCTTTTAGGGGAGGGGTTGCGTGAACATTTCAACCCTCATAGAAAAGGACAATGA
- a CDS encoding ABC transporter permease, translating into MVNYILRRLVGLIPVLFGITVITFFLIHLSPGKPTRLQAEMSPKITLEAREKLDRLYGLDKPVHVQYLQWIKRLAVFDFGKSFTDERPVLIKIGERIPITITIELLSLFLIFLIAVPIGIMSAVKENSLFDKSSTVFVFIGFATPTFWLALLAMSLFGVQLGWLPISGIKSFDFEELNFFQKIADVSRHLILPVFVSAFGGLAGISRYMRTSMLEVMHKDFIRTARAKGLSEKEVIYKHALKNALLPIVTIIGLSVPGLIGGSVIFESIYAIPGMGKLFFDSVMARDYPVIMGILFVGAILTLLGNLLADVMYACVDPRIRVGEKR; encoded by the coding sequence ATGGTAAACTACATTTTAAGGCGGCTTGTCGGCTTAATACCGGTCCTGTTCGGTATAACGGTAATCACTTTTTTCCTAATACACCTCTCGCCTGGAAAACCTACCCGCCTTCAGGCCGAGATGTCGCCGAAGATAACGCTCGAGGCGCGGGAGAAGCTCGACAGGCTCTACGGCCTCGACAAACCCGTACACGTCCAATACTTGCAATGGATAAAGAGGCTTGCCGTATTCGATTTCGGAAAATCCTTTACCGACGAAAGGCCGGTACTCATCAAGATCGGTGAACGCATACCCATCACGATAACAATAGAACTATTGTCGCTGTTCCTGATATTTCTGATCGCCGTGCCGATCGGTATAATGAGTGCGGTAAAAGAAAATTCCCTTTTCGATAAGAGTTCGACAGTATTTGTTTTTATCGGTTTCGCGACACCTACCTTCTGGCTGGCGCTCCTGGCGATGAGCTTATTCGGCGTCCAACTCGGATGGCTGCCGATCTCCGGCATAAAATCCTTCGACTTCGAGGAGCTTAATTTCTTCCAGAAGATAGCGGACGTTTCGCGCCATCTTATCCTGCCTGTCTTCGTCTCGGCCTTCGGCGGCCTAGCCGGCATATCCCGTTATATGCGGACCAGCATGCTCGAGGTCATGCATAAGGATTTCATAAGGACGGCGCGGGCGAAGGGGCTTTCCGAGAAAGAGGTAATTTACAAACACGCGCTCAAGAATGCCCTCCTGCCGATAGTGACGATTATCGGGCTTTCGGTTCCGGGGTTGATAGGTGGCAGCGTCATATTCGAATCTATCTACGCCATCCCGGGGATGGGAAAACTCTTCTTCGATTCGGTCATGGCGCGCGATTACCCGGTGATAATGGGGATACTCTTCGTGGGCGCTATCCTTACTCTACTCGGTAACCTCCTGGCCGACGTGATGTACGCCTGCGTCGACCCGCGTATCCGCGTGGGGGAGAAGCGATGA
- a CDS encoding peptide-binding protein, whose amino-acid sequence MLKKIPLLAVFFLLAQGTVLAADYGDAIITASIGDASTLVPILASDSASAEICGLVFNGLVRYDKDLNLEGELAERWEIKEGGLVIIFHLRKNVRWHDGQPFTARDVEFTYQKLIDPNVKTPYSGDFERIKSLEVLDDHTVKVTYKEPFSPGLSSWGMWIMPKHILEKEDLSNTKFSRNPIGTGSYKFKEWKTGEKIVLVSNPDYYEGRPYINRYIYRIIPDQATTFLELQTQGVDEVGLTPLQYTRQTDTPFFKKYYRKYKYPSFGYTYLGFNMKDPLFADCRVRLALDYAIDKDEIIKGVLLGLGRVSTGPFPPESWAYNVDVKSVPYNPKKAKELLKEAGWEDHDSDGWLDKDGDKFKFIILTNMGNDTRQICAEIIQRRLKEIGIDVEIRIIEWATFLSEFIDKHRFNAVIMGWNLSRDPDCYDIWHSSKQRPGEFNFIGYENKEVDALLEAGRREFDEEKRKEIYNKIHRLIFDDHPCIFLFVPDALPMVHARFKGIAPAPLGIGYNFIKWYVPKEEQRYTRW is encoded by the coding sequence ATGTTAAAAAAAATACCGCTTCTTGCGGTATTTTTTTTGCTGGCACAGGGGACAGTTTTGGCGGCCGATTACGGCGACGCCATCATCACCGCCTCTATCGGTGACGCTTCCACTCTTGTCCCTATACTCGCGTCGGATTCTGCCTCAGCCGAGATATGCGGTCTTGTCTTTAACGGTCTAGTGCGCTACGACAAGGACCTTAATCTCGAAGGCGAGCTCGCCGAGAGGTGGGAAATAAAGGAAGGCGGCCTCGTCATCATCTTCCACCTGCGCAAGAACGTGAGATGGCATGATGGCCAGCCATTTACCGCCCGCGACGTGGAATTCACCTACCAAAAGCTAATAGACCCAAACGTAAAGACCCCGTACAGCGGGGATTTTGAGCGGATTAAATCCCTTGAGGTCCTCGACGACCATACCGTAAAGGTGACTTATAAAGAACCGTTCTCTCCCGGATTATCCAGCTGGGGGATGTGGATAATGCCCAAACATATCCTCGAGAAGGAAGACTTGAGCAATACGAAATTCTCCCGCAATCCCATAGGAACGGGTTCCTATAAATTCAAAGAATGGAAAACAGGCGAGAAGATAGTCCTCGTCTCGAACCCGGATTACTACGAAGGCCGCCCTTATATAAACAGGTATATCTACAGGATAATCCCTGACCAGGCGACCACTTTCCTCGAATTGCAGACGCAGGGCGTAGATGAGGTCGGTCTGACCCCGCTACAGTACACGCGCCAGACAGACACGCCGTTCTTCAAAAAATATTACAGGAAATACAAATATCCCTCGTTCGGTTATACTTACCTTGGTTTTAATATGAAGGACCCGCTTTTCGCGGACTGCCGCGTCAGGCTCGCGCTCGATTACGCAATCGATAAAGATGAGATAATAAAAGGTGTGCTTTTAGGATTAGGCAGGGTCTCGACCGGGCCGTTCCCGCCCGAGTCGTGGGCATATAATGTGGATGTGAAATCCGTCCCGTATAACCCCAAGAAAGCCAAAGAGTTGTTAAAAGAAGCGGGCTGGGAGGACCACGACAGTGACGGCTGGCTCGATAAGGACGGCGATAAGTTTAAATTCATCATATTAACGAATATGGGGAACGATACGCGCCAGATCTGCGCCGAGATAATCCAGAGGAGATTAAAGGAGATAGGGATAGATGTTGAGATAAGGATAATAGAGTGGGCTACCTTTTTGTCAGAGTTCATAGACAAACATAGATTTAACGCGGTCATCATGGGATGGAATCTTTCACGCGACCCGGATTGCTATGATATCTGGCATTCTTCCAAGCAGAGGCCGGGTGAGTTCAACTTTATCGGGTACGAGAACAAGGAAGTCGACGCCCTTCTCGAGGCAGGCCGCCGCGAGTTTGACGAAGAGAAGAGAAAAGAGATATATAATAAGATACACCGGTTGATATTCGACGACCATCCCTGCATATTTTTATTCGTGCCTGACGCCTTGCCTATGGTCCACGCGAGATTCAAGGGGATAGCTCCGGCGCCATTGGGTATCGGTTATAATTTCATAAAATGGTACGTACCTAAAGAAGAGCAGAGATATACCAGATGGTAA
- the secG gene encoding preprotein translocase subunit SecG — protein sequence MFAFLITLHVIACLVLIMVILLQAGKGGGISETFGGSGGLQSMLGTKASSFLTKATAACAVLFLVTSMTLALMSTERSGSIVEREVTKEEKKAPAKAAGEAPQTNLPPAGTTGQQAPNK from the coding sequence ATGTTCGCGTTCTTGATAACTTTGCATGTGATCGCGTGTTTAGTCCTGATAATGGTCATACTGCTACAGGCGGGTAAGGGCGGCGGGATATCCGAGACGTTCGGCGGGAGCGGCGGCCTCCAGTCTATGCTGGGGACCAAGGCGTCGTCTTTCCTTACGAAGGCGACTGCCGCTTGCGCTGTTCTCTTCCTGGTGACCTCTATGACCCTGGCGCTGATGAGCACCGAAAGGTCCGGCTCAATAGTCGAGAGGGAAGTCACGAAGGAAGAAAAGAAGGCCCCGGCTAAGGCAGCGGGCGAGGCGCCCCAGACGAACCTGCCTCCGGCCGGCACGACCGGACAACAGGCTCCTAATAAGTAA
- the tpiA gene encoding triose-phosphate isomerase translates to MRKPIIAGNWKMYKTSGEALELVNGLKNELKDETAVEVVVCPPFTSISKVAEALNGSNIGYGAQDIYWEEEGAYTGEVAPKMLTDLGCKFCIIGHSERRTYFHETNETVNKKVKAALKHGLTPIMCVGERLEERDSGKTFDVVKNHVEGGLAGLPKEDVAKIVIAYEPVWAIGTGRTATPEQAQEVHKYIRELLKKAYGEDVSSKVRIQYGGSVKPDNTKSIMAGPDIDGALVGGASLKVKDFAEIVRQGKK, encoded by the coding sequence ATGAGAAAACCTATAATCGCAGGCAACTGGAAGATGTACAAGACCTCAGGCGAGGCGCTTGAGCTCGTCAACGGTCTTAAGAATGAATTAAAAGACGAGACCGCGGTAGAGGTGGTGGTCTGTCCGCCTTTTACCTCGATATCTAAAGTCGCAGAAGCGCTCAATGGCTCGAACATCGGATACGGCGCGCAGGATATCTACTGGGAAGAGGAAGGCGCCTACACCGGTGAAGTAGCTCCTAAGATGCTCACTGACCTCGGCTGTAAATTCTGCATAATCGGGCATTCTGAGCGCAGGACGTATTTCCACGAGACTAATGAGACGGTTAACAAGAAGGTTAAAGCCGCTTTAAAGCACGGCCTTACGCCGATAATGTGCGTGGGCGAGCGCCTCGAAGAGCGTGATTCCGGAAAGACTTTTGATGTGGTAAAGAACCATGTAGAAGGCGGGTTAGCAGGCCTCCCTAAAGAGGATGTCGCCAAAATAGTCATTGCCTATGAACCTGTCTGGGCGATCGGGACCGGAAGGACCGCTACGCCGGAACAGGCGCAGGAAGTCCATAAATATATCCGCGAGCTGCTCAAGAAAGCTTACGGCGAGGATGTCTCCTCAAAAGTGAGGATACAATACGGCGGGAGCGTAAAACCCGATAACACAAAGAGTATTATGGCCGGGCCTGATATCGACGGGGCGCTGGTCGGAGGGGCGAGCCTTAAGGTAAAGGACTTCGCCGAAATAGTAAGACAAGGTAAAAAATGA
- a CDS encoding phosphoglycerate kinase gives MNKLTIKDLDLKGKRVLMRVDFNVPLDDKLNITDDTRIRATLPTIKYALDKGAKLILMSHLGRPDGKVIAKYSLAPCAAKLSQLLGKPVKMAKDCVGPDVKAMADAMKPGECILLENLRFHAEEEANDANFAKELASLGDVFVNDAFGTAHRAHASTEGVTKYLKSAAGFLLEKEIEYLEDKVMNPAKPFVTILGGAKVSDKIGVIENLLDKADSILIGGGMAYTFYAAQGKSIGASKVEKDKIDIAKLLLEKAKQKKVNIVLPVDNIIADKFDANANTKVVGDQIPDGWMGLDVGPKTVEVFKNVLKSARTIVWNGPLGVFEMDKFSKGTEEVAKYIACLSGGCSCCGGSKVISIIGGGDTAAAIAKFKLEDKMTHISTGGGASLEYLEGKVLPGIKALTDK, from the coding sequence ATGAACAAGCTGACAATAAAAGACCTGGACCTTAAAGGGAAGCGCGTATTGATGCGCGTCGACTTTAATGTCCCGCTAGACGACAAGCTCAATATAACCGATGACACGAGGATAAGGGCGACTTTGCCGACGATAAAATACGCGCTCGACAAAGGGGCAAAACTTATCCTGATGAGCCATCTCGGCAGGCCGGACGGCAAGGTCATAGCTAAGTACAGCCTCGCCCCGTGCGCCGCGAAGCTTAGCCAATTGCTAGGCAAGCCGGTGAAGATGGCGAAAGACTGCGTCGGGCCCGACGTCAAGGCGATGGCAGATGCCATGAAACCGGGCGAGTGCATCCTCCTCGAGAACCTGCGTTTCCACGCAGAGGAAGAAGCCAACGACGCGAATTTCGCTAAAGAGCTCGCGAGCCTCGGAGACGTATTCGTAAATGACGCTTTCGGGACCGCGCACCGCGCGCACGCATCGACAGAGGGCGTGACGAAATACCTGAAGTCGGCTGCGGGTTTCCTTCTTGAAAAAGAGATCGAATATCTCGAAGATAAGGTCATGAACCCGGCCAAGCCGTTTGTGACGATACTCGGCGGCGCGAAGGTCTCGGACAAGATAGGCGTCATCGAGAACCTCCTGGACAAGGCAGATTCAATACTCATCGGCGGCGGGATGGCTTATACTTTTTATGCGGCGCAGGGCAAATCGATAGGCGCCTCTAAGGTCGAGAAGGACAAGATAGATATCGCGAAATTGCTTCTCGAGAAAGCCAAACAGAAGAAAGTCAATATCGTCCTGCCGGTCGATAATATCATCGCCGATAAATTCGACGCGAACGCGAACACCAAAGTCGTAGGCGACCAGATCCCTGACGGATGGATGGGATTGGATGTGGGTCCTAAGACCGTAGAGGTGTTTAAGAACGTCTTAAAGAGCGCCAGGACCATCGTATGGAACGGCCCGCTCGGCGTATTCGAGATGGATAAATTCTCCAAGGGAACCGAAGAGGTCGCGAAATATATCGCCTGCCTTTCCGGAGGATGTTCATGCTGCGGCGGGAGCAAGGTGATATCGATAATCGGCGGCGGCGATACGGCTGCCGCGATAGCGAAGTTCAAGCTTGAAGACAAGATGACGCATATATCCACGGGCGGGGGAGCTTCCCTCGAGTACCTGGAAGGAAAGGTTTTACCGGGTATTAAAGCTTTAACTGATAAGTAA
- the gap gene encoding type I glyceraldehyde-3-phosphate dehydrogenase — MAVKVGINGFGRIGRLVARAILEKKSKDLELVAVNDITDAKTNAYLLKYDSVHGRFPGEVKAASEDTISVDGKIIKVLAKRDPSELPWKDLGVEIVIESTGLFTIKKDGVNKKGKEVKGAENHITKGGAKKVIISAPAQDEDITIVMGVNEDKYDPKNHNVISNASCTTNCLAPLAKVLNDKYGIVKGLMTTIHAYTNDQKLQDQAHSDLRRSRAAALSMIPTSTGAAKALSLVIPELKGKLDGFSMRVPCANVSVVDLTATLGKKVTAEEINAVLKEAAEGKLKGILGYTEDPVVSVDFNHCSLSSIIDAKSTKVIGDDFVKVLSWYDNEWGYSNRVVDLCEYIVKKGL, encoded by the coding sequence ATGGCTGTGAAAGTTGGTATCAACGGTTTCGGAAGGATAGGCCGTCTTGTAGCCAGGGCAATACTCGAAAAAAAGAGCAAAGACCTTGAACTGGTCGCGGTAAACGATATAACCGACGCGAAAACCAACGCATATCTCTTAAAATATGATTCTGTCCACGGCAGGTTCCCCGGTGAAGTAAAGGCCGCGTCCGAGGATACGATATCTGTCGACGGAAAAATAATCAAAGTCCTTGCAAAGAGAGACCCTTCGGAACTTCCCTGGAAAGACCTCGGCGTGGAGATCGTCATAGAATCGACCGGCCTTTTCACGATCAAGAAGGACGGCGTCAATAAGAAGGGCAAGGAAGTCAAGGGAGCCGAGAACCACATCACCAAAGGCGGCGCGAAAAAAGTCATTATTTCCGCTCCTGCCCAGGACGAGGACATAACTATAGTCATGGGCGTGAACGAGGACAAATACGACCCGAAGAACCATAATGTCATTTCGAACGCTTCGTGCACGACGAATTGCCTCGCCCCGCTGGCAAAAGTATTGAACGACAAATACGGGATAGTCAAAGGCCTGATGACAACGATACACGCTTATACCAATGACCAGAAACTCCAGGACCAGGCGCATTCAGACCTGCGCAGGTCTCGCGCGGCCGCGTTATCGATGATACCGACGTCGACCGGCGCAGCGAAGGCCCTTTCGCTGGTCATTCCGGAACTTAAAGGCAAGCTTGACGGTTTCTCGATGAGGGTGCCGTGCGCCAACGTGTCGGTAGTCGACCTTACCGCGACACTCGGCAAGAAAGTTACGGCCGAAGAGATAAATGCCGTATTAAAAGAAGCTGCTGAAGGCAAGTTGAAGGGGATCCTCGGCTATACCGAAGACCCGGTCGTATCGGTCGATTTCAACCATTGCTCCTTGAGCTCTATCATTGACGCGAAGAGCACCAAGGTCATCGGAGACGATTTCGTAAAGGTCCTTTCGTGGTATGACAACGAATGGGGATATTCGAACAGGGTCGTAGACCTCTGCGAATATATCGTGAAGAAAGGCCTTTAA